One Salvia splendens isolate huo1 chromosome 12, SspV2, whole genome shotgun sequence genomic window carries:
- the LOC121759133 gene encoding glutaredoxin-C9-like, with the protein MRKRLSTAELRTMVEEKAVVVVTRRGCCMTFVVRRLLQCVGADPAVRELEEAHVDDLGHHLAESGVMLQLPAVFVGGRWFGGTERVIATLVAEELRPLLKKAGALWL; encoded by the coding sequence ATGCGAAAGCGTCTCTCCACGGCGGAGCTCAGGACCATGGTGGAGGAgaaggcggtggtggtggtcaCGCGCCGCGGCTGCTGCATGACCTTCGTCGTGAGGCGCCTCCTCCAGTGCGTGGGGGCGGACCCCGCCGTGCGCGAGCTGGAGGAGGCGCACGTCGACGACCTAGGGCACCACCTGGCCGAGTCCGGGGTGATGCTCCAGTTGCCGGCGGTGTTCGTCGGAGGGCGGTGGTTTGGCGGGACGGAGAGGGTCATCGCGACCCTCGTCGCGGAGGAGCTCCGGCCCTTGCTCAAGAAAGCCGGAGCCCTGTGGTTGTGA
- the LOC121759494 gene encoding prohibitin-1, mitochondrial-like — protein MNFKNVNVPKMPSGSGASKLISFGAIAGLAIYGLSNSLYNVEGGHRAIVFNRILGVKDKVYPEGTHILAPWFERPVIYDVRARPHLVESTSGSRDLQMVKIGLRVLTRPVADQLPTIYRTLGENYNERVLPSIIHETLKAVVAQYNASQLITQRENVSREIRKILTERAANFNMALDDVSITSLTFGREFTAAIEAKQVAAQEAERAKFVVEKAEQDKQSAIIRAQGEAKSAQLIGQAIANNPAFITLRRIEASKDISHTVATSTNKVYLNSDELLLNLHDLNKDQSARK, from the exons ATGAATTTCAAAAATGTCAATGTACCCAAGATGCCTAGTGGGAGTGGGGCCTCCAAGCTAATTTCGTTtggggctattgctgggcttgCTATATACGGACTTAGTAACAGTCTCTACAATGTTGAGGGAGGGCACCGTGCCATTGTTTTCAACCGCATCTTGGGGGTGAAGGATAAG GTCTATCCTGAAGGGACACACATACTGGCCCCATGGTTTGAAAGGCCAGTGATCTATGATGTCAGGGCACGACCTCATCTAGTGGAGAGCACATCTGGCAGTCGTGATCTTCAGATG GTCAAGATTGGTCTTCGAGTTCTCACCCGTCCGGTGGCTGATCAATTGCCAACCATTTACCGGACCCTTGGTGAGAATTACAATGAAAGGGTCCTGCCTTCAATTATTCATGAGACTCTGAAAGCTGTGGTTGCCCAATACAATGCTAGCCAACTTATAACCCAGAGAGAG AATGTAAGTAGGGAAATTCGGAAAATCTTAACAGAGAGAGCTGCCAACTTCAACATGGCACTGGATGATGTGTCAATCACTAGCCTAACCTTTGGAAGGGAATTCACTGCTGCCATTGAAGCTAAACAGGTAGCTGCACAAGAAGCCGAGAGGGCCAAATTTGTGGTTGAAAAGGCTGAGCAAGACAAACAAAGTGCTATAATTAGAGCACAG GGAGAAGCTAAGAGTGCTCAATTGATTGGTCAAGCTATTGCCAACAATCCGGCTTTTATCACACTCAGGAGAATTGAAGCATCCAAGGATATCTCACACACTGTCGCCACTTCAACCAACAAGGTGTACCTGAACTCCGATGAGCTGTTGCTGAACCTTCACGATCTCAACAAAGATCAAAGCGCTAGGAAGTAG
- the LOC121759598 gene encoding proteasome subunit alpha type-6: MSRGSGGGYDRHITIFSPEGRLYQVEYAFKAVKAAGVTSIGVRGKDSVCVVTQKKVPDKLLDQTSVTLLFPITKYLGLLATGITADARTLVQQARNEAAEFRFRYGYEMPVDVLARWIADKSQVYTQHAYMRPLGVVAMILGIDEEKGPQLFKCDPAGHFFGHKATSAGGKEQEAINFLEKKMKNDPEFTYEETVQTAISALQSVLQEDFKASEIEVGVVRKEDQIFKVLSTDEIDEHLTAISERD, encoded by the exons ATGAGCCGCGGAAGTGGAGGCGGATACGATCGGCATATTACGATCTTCTCTCCGGAAGGCCGGCTTTATCAAGTCG AATATGCCTTCAAGGCCGTTAAGGCCGCCGGAGTCACCTCGATTGGCGTCCGCGGGAAGGACTCAGTGTGTGTTGTTACTCAGAAGAAAGTGCCG GACAAGCTCTTAGATCAGACTAGCGTCACGCTTTTGTTTCCTATTACTAAGTACCTTGGTTTATTGGCTACTGGAATTACAG CTGATGCAAGGACTTTGGTGCAACAAGCGAGGAATGAGGCTGCCGAGTTTCGCTTTAGATATGGTTATGAAATGCCAGTTGATGTATTGGCACGCTG GATTGCGGACAAGTCTCAGGTATACACCCAGCATGCCTACATGAGACCACTTGGTGTAG TTGCCATGATATTGGGTATCGATGAAGAGAAAGGTCCTCAGCTATTCAAGTGTGATCCTGCTGGTCACTTTTTTGGCCATAAG GCAACAAGTGCTGGAGGTAAAGAGCAAGAGGCTATTAACTTCTTAGAGAAGAAGATGAAAAATGACCCGGAGTTCACTTATGAGGAAACTGTGCAG ACTGCTATTTCCGCTCTACAATCTGTACTACAGGAGGATTTCAAGGCCAGTGAGATCGAG GTTGGTGTTGTGAGGAAAGAGGATCAAATTTTCAAAGTTCTCTCAACTGACGAAATCGATGAGCACCTGACCGCAATCAGTGAGCGCGACTAA
- the LOC121758986 gene encoding acyl-coenzyme A oxidase 3, peroxisomal-like, protein MEKANFRTQILTRHLQNHAAESSSGAAVSRAPCLSYAPPEASASFDVSSMRKLMDSHNLGERDWLFNLMVQSKLFNPKLRGGKVFVAPDYNQSMEQQREMTMKRIQYLLDRGVFEGWMTGKGSEAEMRKLALLEVITIFDHSLAIKIGVHFFLWGGAIQFFGTKRHHDKWLRATETYLMKGCFAMTELGHGSNVRGIETITTYDPRTEEFIINTPCESAQKYWIGGAANHATHTVVFSQLNIEDKNEGVHAFITQIRDADGNICPNIRITDCGHKIGLNGVDNGRIWFDNVRIPRENILNSVADVSSDGKYLSAIKDADQRFGAFMAPLTSGRVTIAVSAVYMAKMSLAIAIRYSLTRRAFSITPNGAEVLLLDYPSHQRRLLPLLAKTYAMSFAGNYLKLLYVRRTPQLIKTLHVVSSGLKAALTWHNMRTLQECREACGGQGLKTENRIGQLKAEYDVQSTFEGDNNVLMQQVSKALLAEYIATKRKNKPFKELGLEHMNKPSPTIPSQLSSSTVHSSQFQNDIFCLRERDLLNRFAAEVSKYLAQGESKESAFNASYQLAEDLGRAFTDLAILQTFVEAENSVTDASLKNVLSLVRSMYVLVTLDEDPAFLRYGYLTTGNAAIVRKEVANLCSEIRPHALALVDSFGIPDAFLSPIAFDWVAANAWSASQD, encoded by the exons ATGGAAAAAGCTAATTTCAGAACCCAAATTCTAACCAGACACCTTCAAAATCACGCCGCCGAATCATCCTCCGGCGCCGCCGTATCGCGCGCGCCGTGCCTCAGCTACGCGCCGCCGGAGGCCTCGGCGTCGTTCGATGTGAGCTCGATGCGGAAATTGATGGACAGCCACAATTTGGGGGAGCGCGACTGGCTGTTCAATTTGATGGTGCAGAGCAAGCTGTTCAACCCGAAGCTGAGGGGCGGGAAGGTCTTCGTGGCGCCCGATTACAATCAGTCGATGGAGCAGCAGCGGGAGATGACGATGAAGAGGATTCAGTACCTGCTCGATCGCGGCGTGTTCGAGGGGTGGATGACGGGGAAGGGATCTGAGGCGGAGATGCGGAAGCTGGCTCTGCTGGAGGTGATCACGATCTTCGATCACTCGCTCGCGATTAAAATTGGTGTTCACTTCTTTCTGTG GGGTGGTGCTATCCAGTTTTTCGGTACAAAAAGGCACCACGATAAGTGGCTGCGCGCCACAGAAACTTACTTGATGAAGGGATGCTTTGCAATGACGGAGTTGGGACATGGAAGTAAT GTTCGAGGCATAGAGACGATAACCACATATGATCCTAGAACCGAAGAGTTTATCATCAACACTCCCTGCGAATCAGCTCAGAAATACTGGATCGGTGGAGCTGCTAAC CACGCAACGCACACAGTGGTCTTCTCGCAGCTCAACATTGAGGACAAGAATGAGGGTGTCCATGCGTTTATCACCCAGATtagagatgcagatggcaatATCTGTCCCAATATCAGGATCACTGATTGTGGACATAAGATTGGTTTGAATGGTGTTGACAATGGTCGAATATG GTTTGATAACGTTCGCATACCCAGAGAGAATATATTGAACTCAGTTGCTGATGTTTCTTCTGATGGAAAATATCTGAGCGCGATAAAGGACGCTGACCAG AGGTTTGGTGCATTCATGGCCCCTTTGACATCCGGACGTGTTACAATAGCAGTCAGTGCCGTTTACATGGCAAAG ATGAGTTTAGCTATTGCCATAAGATATTCATTGACAAGGAGAGCATTTTCAATTACACCGAATGGTGCTGAAGTTCTTTTGCTCGACTACCCTAGTCATCAGCGCCGCCTTCTGCCTCTTCTGGCAAAAAC ATATGCCATGAGCTTTGCTGGCAACTACTTGAAACTGCTCTATGTTCGGAGGACTCCTCAGTTGATCAAAACACTCCATGTAGTTTCAAGTGGCCTCAAGGCAGCGCTCACGTGGCACAACATGCGAACTCTTCAGGAGTGTCGGGAGGCGTGTGGAGGGCAAGGGTTGAAGACAGAAAACCGTATTGGTCAGCTGAAAGCTGAATATGACGTGCAATCTACTTTCGAGGGTGACAACAATGTCCTAATGCAGCAG GTTAGCAAGGCACTGTTAGCAGAGTACATTGCAactaaaaggaaaaacaaaccgTTCAAAGAGTTAGGTCTCGAACACATGAACAAACCTAGCCCTACAATTCCCTCTCAACTTTCGTCTTCCACAGTTCATAGCTCACAGTTTCAG AATGATATCTTCTGCTTGAGAGAAAGAGACCTATTAAACCGCTTTGCTGCAGAAGTCTCTAAATACCTAGCTCAGGGAGAAAGCAAAGAGTCTGCATTTAACGCG AGTTATCAGCTCGCTGAAGATCTGGGCAGAGCCTTCACCGACCTTGCAATCTTGCAGACTTTCGTGGAAGCTGAGAACAGCGTGACAGACGCATCCTTGAAG AATGTGTTGAGTCTAGTGAGGTCGATGTACGTTCTGGTCACGTTGGATGAGGATCCTGCGTTTCTCCGGTATGGCTACTTAACAACGGGGAATGCTGCGATTGTGAGGAAAGAAGTTGCGAACCTTTGCAGCGAAATCCGGCCACACGCACTCGCCTTGGTGGATTCTTTCGGCATTCCTGACGCTTTTCTGAGCCCTATCGCGTTCGACTGGGTTGCAGCTAATGCTTGGTCGGCGTCTCAAGACTAG